In Thiovibrio frasassiensis, one DNA window encodes the following:
- the selD gene encoding selenide, water dikinase SelD: MTKLKLTSTVKAAGUAAKLSPGDLDQLLCGLDLPTDPNLIAGAATGEDAGVYRLNDDTALIQTVDFFTPIVDDPYQFGQVAAANALSDVYAMGGKPLLAMNLVAFPIKELGRAVLQEILRGGLDKIKEAGALLVGGHSIEDAELKYGLSVTGVVHPNRVVLNAGARVGDLLLLTKPLGTGILSTALKGGLAAKGTEAMITQVMATLNREASQLMQTVGAHACTDITGFGLVGHLHEMACASGVAIRIDSRSVPILPETLHHASMGIIPEGAHKNKAFYAPHMKSALEEMDPMEMVLLDPQTSGGLLIAASAEGVNSIAERLGKRDYPLDFGIIGEVVAGRPGTIEII; encoded by the coding sequence ATGACCAAACTGAAACTGACCAGCACCGTTAAAGCCGCCGGTTGAGCTGCCAAATTGAGTCCGGGGGACCTGGACCAATTACTGTGCGGCCTTGACCTGCCCACCGATCCGAATCTGATCGCGGGCGCGGCAACGGGCGAGGATGCCGGGGTGTACCGTCTCAACGACGATACCGCCCTCATCCAGACGGTGGATTTTTTCACCCCCATTGTCGACGACCCCTACCAGTTCGGGCAGGTGGCCGCGGCCAATGCGCTCTCCGACGTCTACGCCATGGGCGGCAAACCGCTCCTGGCCATGAACCTAGTGGCCTTTCCCATCAAGGAGCTGGGCCGTGCCGTCCTGCAGGAGATTCTCCGCGGCGGGCTGGACAAGATCAAGGAGGCCGGGGCCTTGCTGGTGGGTGGCCACTCCATCGAAGACGCCGAATTGAAATACGGGCTCTCCGTAACCGGGGTGGTCCATCCTAACCGGGTGGTTCTCAATGCCGGGGCCCGGGTGGGCGATCTTCTCCTCCTGACCAAGCCGTTGGGCACCGGGATCCTCTCCACCGCCCTCAAAGGCGGTCTGGCGGCAAAAGGCACCGAGGCCATGATCACCCAGGTCATGGCCACCCTGAACCGGGAGGCGTCCCAGCTCATGCAGACCGTGGGGGCTCATGCCTGCACCGACATCACCGGCTTCGGCTTGGTGGGGCATCTCCACGAGATGGCGTGTGCCTCGGGCGTGGCCATCCGCATCGATTCCCGCTCCGTTCCCATATTGCCCGAAACCCTGCACCACGCCTCCATGGGCATCATCCCGGAGGGGGCCCATAAAAACAAGGCCTTCTACGCGCCGCACATGAAAAGCGCGTTGGAGGAGATGGATCCCATGGAGATGGTCCTCCTCGATCCGCAAACCTCCGGCGGGCTGCTCATTGCCGCCTCCGCCGAGGGGGTCAACTCCATTGCCGAGCGGCTGGGCAAACGCGATTATCCCTTGGATTTCGGCATCATCGGCGAGGTGGTGGCGGGTAGGCCGGGAACCATTGAAATCATCTGA
- a CDS encoding ATP-binding protein: MLKFFLDHSGKEKDSRGLVRKELIKLVLESGYSSNITAFILSVALCLMVRPVIAPSVWKPWLTGMAVLFLVKLAAVFCYSRKEKNGEPMALRCVHTYLYMLFLTGIMWGLAVIFFFTPSAALEQTALFFIISGLTAGAIPILSPLRNLYFVYVGCPLLPFLYLLLQHGGQQYNIMAIVIVVFTLMLTKSAASMQEALVTTLETRFVNEALVADLRQASEESEALNLELITENERRKDTEGELIQARDAAEAASRAKDEFLANMSHEIRTPMNGILGTLQLLQDTALDAGQIDYVKTAYSSGESLLSILNDILDFSKIAARKMVLEDIPFNLRNVVGELITLLTSQAQAKNVTLVAEIDPQVPEMLLGDPTRMRQVLINFMTNGIKFTEQGEVRVRVLCLSAFASRVILRIEVRDTGIGIAEAKQKDLFQSFTQADGSTTRKYGGTGLGLAIVRQLVLLMGGKIGVESEPGKGSAFWCELDFPVAAKAVATEEPKEEAIEVDLGPLQGHILLVEDNKVNQMVASKMLAGMGLTVDLAENGEKALAALAAKHYDLVLMDCQMPVLDGYQATRTFRSRELASEKRLPIIAMTAHAMEGDRQKCLDAGMDDYLAKPVKKELLRKLMGQWLA, encoded by the coding sequence ATGCTCAAATTTTTTCTCGATCACAGCGGTAAGGAAAAAGACAGCCGCGGGTTGGTGCGGAAGGAACTGATCAAGCTGGTGCTTGAGTCGGGTTACTCCAGCAACATTACGGCCTTTATCCTGAGTGTTGCCCTGTGCCTCATGGTGCGGCCGGTGATTGCACCCTCTGTCTGGAAACCCTGGTTGACCGGCATGGCCGTGCTTTTTCTCGTCAAGCTCGCTGCCGTTTTTTGTTACAGCCGCAAGGAAAAAAACGGCGAGCCCATGGCCCTGCGCTGTGTGCATACCTATCTGTACATGTTATTTCTCACCGGCATCATGTGGGGGCTGGCGGTGATTTTCTTTTTTACCCCCAGTGCCGCCTTGGAACAGACGGCGCTTTTTTTCATCATTTCCGGACTCACCGCCGGTGCCATCCCCATCCTCTCTCCACTGCGCAATCTCTATTTCGTCTATGTGGGTTGCCCCTTGCTGCCCTTTCTTTATTTGCTTCTGCAGCACGGTGGGCAACAGTACAATATCATGGCCATCGTTATCGTGGTCTTTACCCTCATGCTCACTAAATCAGCAGCCAGCATGCAGGAAGCCCTGGTTACCACCCTGGAAACGCGTTTTGTCAACGAAGCCCTGGTGGCGGATCTTCGCCAGGCCAGCGAGGAAAGCGAAGCCCTCAATCTGGAGTTGATTACCGAGAATGAACGGCGCAAGGACACGGAAGGCGAACTGATTCAGGCCCGTGACGCCGCCGAGGCTGCGAGCCGGGCCAAGGATGAGTTTCTCGCCAACATGAGCCATGAGATCCGGACCCCCATGAACGGGATCCTCGGCACCCTGCAGCTCTTGCAGGATACCGCGTTGGATGCAGGCCAAATCGACTATGTGAAAACCGCCTATTCCTCGGGCGAGTCGTTGCTCTCCATCCTGAACGATATCCTTGATTTTTCCAAGATCGCCGCCCGCAAGATGGTGCTTGAGGATATTCCCTTCAACCTCCGGAACGTGGTGGGAGAGCTGATCACCCTGCTCACCAGCCAGGCCCAGGCCAAAAATGTCACCCTGGTAGCGGAGATCGATCCGCAGGTGCCGGAGATGCTGCTTGGCGACCCGACCCGGATGCGCCAGGTGTTGATCAATTTCATGACCAACGGGATCAAGTTCACCGAGCAGGGCGAGGTTCGGGTTCGGGTCCTGTGCCTCTCCGCCTTTGCCTCCCGCGTGATTTTGCGCATTGAGGTTCGGGATACCGGCATCGGGATCGCCGAGGCAAAACAGAAAGACCTCTTCCAGAGTTTTACCCAGGCCGATGGTTCCACCACCAGAAAGTATGGCGGCACCGGTCTGGGTTTGGCTATTGTCCGCCAGCTTGTCCTGTTGATGGGAGGTAAGATCGGGGTGGAGAGTGAGCCGGGCAAGGGTTCCGCCTTTTGGTGCGAGTTGGATTTTCCCGTTGCGGCCAAGGCCGTGGCGACCGAGGAGCCGAAAGAAGAGGCAATTGAGGTGGATCTGGGCCCCTTGCAGGGCCATATCCTGCTGGTGGAGGATAACAAGGTCAATCAGATGGTGGCCAGCAAGATGCTTGCTGGTATGGGGTTGACCGTCGATCTTGCCGAAAACGGAGAAAAGGCGCTGGCCGCATTGGCGGCGAAGCACTACGATCTGGTGCTCATGGATTGCCAGATGCCGGTGCTGGATGGCTATCAGGCAACAAGAACCTTCCGAAGCCGTGAGCTTGCGAGCGAAAAACGGTTGCCGATTATCGCCATGACCGCCCACGCCATGGAAGGAGACCGGCAGAAATGCCTGGATGCGGGGATGGATGACTATCTTGCCAAGCCGGTGAAAAAAGAGCTGTTGCGTAAGCTTATGGGGCAATGGCTTGCTTAA
- a CDS encoding RNA recognition motif domain-containing protein produces MNMYIGNLAFGVTEEELKELFSAYGEVASISLVKDRFSGQSKGFGFIEMPSNSEADKAIKALNKTMLKNRELKVNQAEVKKKDKKRRRPSY; encoded by the coding sequence ATGAATATGTATATCGGCAATCTTGCTTTTGGGGTCACCGAAGAAGAGCTGAAAGAACTTTTTTCCGCATATGGCGAGGTCGCCAGCATCAGTCTGGTCAAAGATCGCTTTTCCGGGCAGTCCAAGGGGTTTGGTTTTATCGAAATGCCCAGCAACTCCGAGGCGGATAAGGCGATCAAGGCCCTGAACAAGACGATGCTCAAGAATCGCGAACTGAAGGTGAATCAGGCCGAGGTGAAGAAGAAAGACAAAAAGCGGCGTCGTCCCAGCTATTGA
- a CDS encoding DUF2238 domain-containing protein encodes MRTIAWVGIYLAALVCSAIGPKDFFTWLLEVLPALLAAGLLASTRRRFPLTPLVYGLILIHCLILMQGGHYTYAEEPFFNGLKEVFGWSRNNYDKLGHFAQGFIPAMVAREILLRKAVVCGRGWLHFLVVCVCLAISAVYELIEWWVAVLSGTGADAFLATQGYVWDTQSDMAFALLGALLALLLLAKTHDRQLAELRRQG; translated from the coding sequence ATGAGAACCATTGCCTGGGTAGGCATATATCTGGCGGCCTTGGTTTGTTCGGCCATTGGGCCAAAAGATTTTTTCACCTGGCTTTTGGAGGTCTTGCCCGCGCTGCTCGCAGCCGGGCTGCTTGCCTCCACCCGCCGCCGCTTTCCGTTGACGCCCCTTGTCTATGGTCTTATTCTGATTCATTGTCTGATTCTCATGCAGGGCGGCCATTACACCTATGCCGAGGAGCCTTTTTTTAACGGGCTCAAGGAGGTGTTCGGCTGGTCGCGCAACAACTACGACAAGTTGGGCCATTTTGCCCAAGGGTTTATCCCGGCCATGGTGGCCAGGGAAATCCTGCTCCGCAAGGCGGTGGTTTGCGGACGCGGCTGGCTCCATTTTCTGGTGGTCTGTGTCTGTCTGGCGATCAGCGCTGTGTATGAATTGATCGAGTGGTGGGTGGCAGTCCTTTCCGGCACGGGGGCGGATGCTTTTCTCGCCACCCAGGGTTATGTCTGGGACACCCAGTCGGATATGGCTTTTGCCTTGCTGGGCGCCCTGCTGGCCCTGCTTCTGCTGGCAAAAACCCATGATCGGCAATTGGCGGAACTGAGGAGGCAAGGATGA
- a CDS encoding PAS domain S-box protein — MISIPRRDRLLRSLFSCLLLLFLFFTSVPLSQAGLADGTVRVGLFENKPMCYTDAAGKPAGIFVTVLEYAAKQEGWRVEYVRGTFPELFTRLARGEIDIFLSMAVSEERSQFYAFNKSNVFNNWAVVYAKNGADIHSLLDLKGKRVAGLARGIFTSGPESIMSLSDRFQLKIELLPLAEYGLALKAVRQGRADAAVVNRLTGLNSAAAEGLVQTGIVFAPVNVRFALNKNSPDTPALIRALDRHFKTLQETPNSSYHKAVAQAIGADAHAVRVPEWIKVAFFGFCGVITVLAIFAIFLRWQINRKTVELREANARMSADMEQRRAVEMALLQSEERFRSLVENSSDWIWEFDENEIFTFSSPRVRELLGYEPDEVIGKSAFFFIPEGEREAVARDFLLAKEARLPFSNLLNVNRHKDGHLVSIESSGVPVFDGEGTFRGYRGIDRDISERKNMEAQLCQAYKMEAIGTLAGGIAHDFNNILAAILGYTELARLEIGKAEHPAQQSLQEVLKAGLRAKDLVQQILAFSRKSEQEMGGVQIAPLVKEALKLLRALIPTTIEMKQEISEDLWDILADPTQIHQVIMNLCTNAVQAMEPDGGVLFVRLQNVDNTSTGRRDLGPGCYVQLSVSDSGMGIEPELQKRIFDPYFTTKGLGRGTGMGLAVVHGIVKSHHGLIQMESVPGQGTTFQVFFPRAEKTSTVECVSTAEIPTGTERILLVDDEPSLADVGKRLLEKYGYAVTAKYSSLEAYEAFRCNPADFDLLITDLTMPDLTGLELAREVRAISPQMPIILCSGNNQKVEDAVLQEAGISASVLKPLTGVDLACQARRILDAAAL; from the coding sequence GTGATTTCGATACCCCGGCGCGACAGATTGTTGCGGAGTCTTTTTTCATGCCTTCTCCTGCTCTTCCTTTTTTTCACCTCTGTTCCCCTATCCCAGGCAGGCCTTGCCGATGGCACGGTGCGGGTCGGTCTCTTTGAAAACAAGCCGATGTGCTACACCGATGCTGCCGGGAAACCCGCAGGCATCTTCGTTACCGTGCTGGAGTATGCGGCCAAGCAGGAGGGGTGGCGGGTAGAATATGTGCGGGGAACCTTTCCTGAGCTTTTCACCAGGCTTGCCCGGGGAGAAATCGATATCTTTCTTTCCATGGCGGTATCAGAAGAACGATCCCAGTTCTACGCCTTTAACAAAAGCAATGTCTTTAATAATTGGGCGGTGGTCTACGCGAAAAATGGCGCGGACATCCATTCCCTCCTCGACCTCAAGGGAAAGCGGGTTGCCGGCCTTGCCCGGGGTATCTTCACCAGCGGCCCCGAAAGCATCATGAGCCTGAGCGATCGCTTTCAGCTGAAGATAGAGCTGCTGCCTCTGGCGGAATATGGGCTGGCCTTGAAGGCGGTGCGGCAAGGGCGGGCCGATGCGGCGGTGGTCAATCGCCTCACTGGTCTCAACTCCGCGGCGGCGGAAGGGCTGGTGCAGACCGGTATCGTCTTTGCCCCGGTGAATGTCCGTTTTGCCCTCAATAAAAACAGCCCCGACACCCCCGCCCTGATCCGGGCCCTGGACCGTCATTTCAAAACCCTGCAGGAGACGCCCAATTCCAGCTACCATAAGGCCGTTGCCCAAGCGATTGGCGCAGATGCTCACGCGGTTCGGGTGCCTGAGTGGATCAAGGTCGCTTTTTTCGGGTTCTGCGGGGTTATTACGGTGCTGGCGATTTTTGCCATTTTTCTCCGTTGGCAGATCAACCGGAAAACCGTGGAGCTGCGCGAGGCCAATGCCAGGATGAGCGCCGACATGGAGCAGCGGCGGGCTGTGGAAATGGCCCTGCTCCAAAGCGAGGAGCGGTTTCGTTCCCTGGTGGAGAACTCCAGCGATTGGATCTGGGAGTTCGATGAAAACGAGATCTTCACCTTTTCCAGCCCCCGGGTGCGGGAGCTGCTCGGCTACGAACCGGATGAGGTCATCGGCAAATCCGCTTTTTTCTTTATTCCAGAGGGGGAGCGGGAAGCGGTGGCCCGGGATTTTTTGCTGGCAAAGGAGGCGCGCCTTCCCTTCAGCAACCTGTTGAACGTCAACCGGCACAAGGATGGACATCTGGTCAGCATCGAGTCCAGTGGGGTGCCGGTTTTTGACGGGGAGGGTACTTTCCGCGGCTATCGCGGTATAGATCGGGACATCTCCGAGCGGAAAAACATGGAGGCGCAGCTCTGTCAGGCCTACAAGATGGAGGCCATCGGCACCTTGGCCGGCGGCATCGCCCATGATTTCAATAACATTCTCGCGGCCATATTGGGCTACACCGAGCTCGCCCGCCTGGAGATCGGCAAGGCGGAGCATCCGGCCCAGCAATCGTTGCAGGAGGTGCTCAAGGCCGGGTTGCGGGCCAAGGATTTGGTGCAGCAGATCCTTGCCTTCAGCCGCAAGAGCGAGCAGGAGATGGGTGGCGTGCAGATCGCCCCCTTGGTCAAGGAGGCCTTGAAGCTGCTCCGCGCCTTGATTCCTACCACCATCGAGATGAAGCAGGAAATTTCCGAGGATCTCTGGGATATCCTTGCCGATCCAACCCAGATCCATCAGGTGATCATGAATCTCTGCACCAATGCGGTCCAGGCCATGGAGCCGGACGGCGGCGTTCTTTTTGTCCGGCTGCAGAATGTGGACAACACCTCTACAGGAAGAAGAGATCTTGGTCCGGGCTGTTATGTGCAGCTCTCGGTCAGCGACAGCGGCATGGGCATCGAGCCGGAGCTGCAGAAAAGGATTTTTGATCCCTATTTTACCACCAAGGGTTTGGGTAGGGGCACGGGCATGGGGCTGGCCGTGGTGCATGGCATTGTCAAGAGCCATCACGGTCTGATCCAGATGGAGAGCGTACCCGGCCAGGGCACCACCTTTCAGGTTTTTTTCCCCCGGGCGGAAAAGACGAGTACGGTGGAGTGCGTTTCTACAGCAGAAATTCCCACCGGCACGGAAAGAATCTTGCTGGTGGATGATGAGCCATCCCTTGCCGACGTGGGCAAGCGTCTCCTGGAAAAATACGGCTATGCGGTGACGGCAAAATACTCCAGTCTGGAAGCGTATGAGGCATTCCGGTGCAACCCGGCCGATTTTGATCTGCTCATCACCGATCTCACCATGCCCGATCTCACCGGTCTGGAGTTGGCCCGGGAGGTGCGAGCCATCAGTCCGCAGATGCCGATTATCCTCTGCAGCGGGAACAACCAGAAGGTTGAGGATGCGGTATTGCAGGAGGCGGGCATTTCCGCCAGTGTCCTGAAGCCCCTGACCGGCGTTGACTTGGCCTGCCAAGCGCGCAGGATTTTGGATGCAGCAGCCCTTTAG
- a CDS encoding ATP-binding protein → MKFKTQITLLLFGTGLFSIALLVGVSIFFNAQQIEEDALKLGNEMTISCARELSGYLQTRKAEISTYAHTPIVRSMDWRRIGPFLKQEEERHKGIYEKMLLGLPDYPGNYYITTEGNPHFGGLLSFDNLSPTAKLKSIAKRDYWLYTAGNNPAAEARVYVSNPMVSYFTGVRQIMVSGSIEWSELERVINAIKATVLTNFGQEAKVFLVSRDGTYVYHHDPKKAIHLLSDENNRPILNKIGEKTTVTHRINDEKSPELVMAGAEMLAGRSGHIHLRNAKGAPEHHLFYAPVPAANYGLGVIVPMEVVLAPLYHFYTILSAISLLALGLLATISVLTARRATHPLKIISDKAEQLSAGDWNTRMEYREENELGIVSRSFNHMVDQLHDRSKEISEAHERLLTILDGLEAIVYVADMETFEVLYTNRETREKLGDIIGKTCWQTIQKGQSGPCPFCTNNRLVNAAGELQPPYAWDHFNEQLDRWFHCVDRAITWMDGRIVRMEIATDISARKQSEEQRTKLAAIIEHSTSLIAICSLTGEIQYLNRAGRDLIGLADSEKPEITLGQLLPDNGEILFSQTILPTSLNSPGWQKETELVHRRDNRMIPVTMNAFTLKQGDGRPVSLAIIAQDISERKRHEEQLRQAQKMEAIGTLAGGIAHDFNNLLCAIQGYGELSLAMTPPDGVNRSNLQEIITASRRAAELVKQILTFSRQMTPEKKPLSLHSLAKESLKLLRATLPSTITIRSSIDNSCRPILADATQIHQVIMNLCTNASHAMQEKGGTLEMSLGEVQLDADLAASVELEPGPYAKLSVTDSGTGISPENLKRIFEPYFTTKELGRGTGLGLATVQGIVKSHRGSIRVQSTLGQGTTMEIYLPITIASEPEAEPLPQLPLPEQSGHAMVVDDENALMNLEKKILENLGWRVSSFASSTEALAAFEKNPSRFDLIMTDQTMPQLTGADLARKILAIRPEIPIILTTGYSESIDEKQAAELGIKAFLMKPFSGSELTKILQNLEE, encoded by the coding sequence ATGAAATTTAAGACCCAGATAACCCTCCTTCTTTTCGGCACCGGGCTTTTTTCCATCGCCCTGCTCGTTGGGGTTTCCATCTTCTTCAATGCCCAACAAATCGAAGAGGATGCGCTGAAGCTGGGCAATGAGATGACCATCTCCTGCGCCAGGGAACTTTCCGGATACCTGCAGACCCGTAAGGCGGAAATCTCCACCTACGCCCATACCCCCATCGTCCGCTCCATGGACTGGCGGAGGATCGGACCATTTCTCAAACAGGAAGAGGAGCGGCACAAGGGGATCTACGAAAAGATGCTGCTGGGGCTGCCCGACTATCCTGGCAACTATTACATCACCACCGAGGGCAATCCCCATTTCGGCGGCTTGCTCTCCTTTGACAACCTCTCGCCCACCGCCAAGCTCAAATCCATTGCGAAGCGCGACTACTGGCTGTACACGGCCGGCAACAACCCGGCAGCCGAAGCGCGGGTCTATGTTTCAAACCCCATGGTCTCCTACTTTACCGGGGTGCGGCAAATCATGGTCTCGGGCTCCATCGAGTGGAGCGAGCTGGAACGGGTCATCAATGCAATCAAGGCCACGGTTCTCACCAACTTCGGCCAGGAGGCCAAGGTCTTCCTTGTTTCCCGGGACGGCACCTATGTCTATCACCATGACCCGAAAAAAGCGATCCACCTGCTCAGCGACGAAAACAACCGGCCAATCCTCAATAAAATCGGGGAAAAAACCACCGTAACCCATAGGATCAACGACGAAAAGTCTCCGGAACTGGTCATGGCCGGCGCAGAGATGCTGGCCGGCAGAAGCGGCCATATCCACCTCCGCAACGCGAAGGGCGCACCGGAGCATCATCTCTTCTATGCTCCGGTACCCGCGGCCAATTACGGACTTGGCGTCATCGTCCCCATGGAGGTGGTTCTGGCGCCACTCTACCATTTTTACACGATCCTGAGCGCCATTTCACTCCTGGCCCTTGGCCTGCTCGCCACCATCTCGGTACTCACCGCCCGCCGGGCGACCCACCCCCTGAAAATCATCAGCGACAAAGCCGAGCAGCTCTCCGCCGGGGACTGGAACACCCGGATGGAGTACCGGGAGGAGAATGAGCTGGGCATTGTCTCCCGCTCCTTCAACCACATGGTGGACCAACTCCATGACCGAAGCAAAGAGATCAGCGAGGCCCATGAGAGGCTGCTGACCATTCTCGACGGACTCGAGGCCATTGTCTATGTCGCTGACATGGAGACCTTCGAAGTGCTCTACACCAACCGGGAAACCCGGGAAAAACTGGGGGATATCATCGGCAAGACCTGCTGGCAGACCATCCAGAAGGGACAGAGCGGTCCCTGCCCCTTCTGCACCAACAACCGGCTGGTGAATGCCGCGGGGGAATTGCAGCCCCCATATGCCTGGGATCACTTCAACGAACAGCTTGATCGCTGGTTTCACTGCGTCGACCGGGCAATCACCTGGATGGACGGCCGCATCGTCCGCATGGAAATCGCCACGGATATCTCCGCCCGAAAACAGTCGGAAGAGCAAAGGACCAAGCTTGCCGCCATCATCGAGCACAGCACCTCCTTGATCGCCATCTGCTCGCTAACGGGAGAAATCCAGTACCTCAACCGGGCCGGCCGCGACCTGATAGGTCTGGCGGATTCAGAAAAACCGGAGATAACCCTTGGCCAACTGCTCCCCGACAATGGCGAAATTCTCTTCAGCCAAACGATCCTTCCGACAAGCCTGAATAGCCCCGGCTGGCAGAAGGAAACGGAACTCGTCCACCGCCGGGACAACCGGATGATTCCGGTGACAATGAACGCCTTCACCCTCAAGCAGGGAGATGGACGCCCCGTTTCCCTGGCCATTATTGCCCAGGATATCAGCGAACGGAAACGCCATGAAGAGCAGCTGCGGCAGGCGCAAAAGATGGAGGCCATCGGCACCTTGGCCGGCGGCATTGCCCACGATTTCAACAACCTGCTCTGTGCCATCCAGGGGTACGGGGAGCTGTCGCTGGCCATGACCCCTCCCGACGGGGTCAACAGGAGCAACCTTCAGGAAATCATCACGGCATCCAGACGGGCAGCCGAACTGGTCAAACAAATCCTCACCTTCAGCCGACAAATGACTCCGGAAAAAAAACCCCTTTCCCTGCACTCTCTTGCCAAGGAATCCCTGAAGCTGCTCCGAGCCACGCTGCCATCCACCATTACCATACGCTCGAGCATCGACAACAGCTGCAGGCCCATTCTCGCCGACGCCACTCAGATCCATCAGGTCATCATGAATCTCTGCACCAATGCCTCCCATGCCATGCAGGAAAAAGGAGGCACCCTCGAGATGAGCCTTGGCGAGGTGCAACTCGATGCCGACCTTGCCGCCAGTGTCGAACTTGAGCCGGGACCTTATGCGAAACTCTCCGTAACCGATAGCGGTACCGGCATCTCCCCGGAAAACCTGAAACGAATCTTTGAACCCTACTTCACCACCAAGGAGCTGGGACGGGGCACCGGTCTGGGGTTGGCCACGGTTCAGGGCATCGTCAAAAGCCACCGCGGCTCCATCCGGGTGCAGAGCACCCTTGGCCAGGGCACCACCATGGAGATCTACCTGCCGATCACCATAGCGAGTGAACCCGAAGCGGAACCGCTTCCACAACTGCCATTACCGGAACAATCCGGGCACGCCATGGTGGTGGATGACGAGAACGCCCTGATGAATCTTGAGAAAAAAATCCTCGAAAACCTGGGCTGGCGGGTTTCCTCCTTTGCCAGCAGCACTGAGGCCCTGGCCGCCTTTGAAAAAAACCCCTCCCGCTTCGATCTCATCATGACCGATCAAACCATGCCGCAACTGACCGGCGCCGATCTGGCACGGAAAATCCTGGCCATCCGCCCGGAGATTCCCATCATTCTCACCACCGGATACAGTGAGAGCATTGACGAAAAGCAGGCCGCTGAACTGGGGATCAAGGCATTTCTCATGAAGCCGTTTTCCGGCAGCGAGCTGACCAAAATCCTGCAGAATCTGGAAGAGTAA
- the ald gene encoding alanine dehydrogenase, with the protein MIVGVPKEIKEKEFRVGIVPSGVKALVLAGHTVLIEQGAGLGSGIPDRQYLEAGAGVASSAAEVWAKAELLMKVKEPLPPEYPLLRPGLILYTYLHLAPLPELTQVLLDAQVTGVAYETVQLENGALPLLIPMSQVAGRMAIQVGAHFLEKEAGGRGVLLAGVPGVAPGHVTILGSGTVATNAAQMAVGLGAEVTMLGRNLRRLAELDDLFRGRITTLASSQHTIEAELGQADLVVGAVLSPGARAPKLIRRGMLALMRPGSVIVDVAIDQGGCAETSRPTYHSDPVYTVDNIIHYCVANMPGAVPRTSTFALTNATLPYCLAMANKGLTKAAAADPALARGINVWQGKLVNREVGEAQQLSWEPLALSGE; encoded by the coding sequence ATGATCGTCGGTGTACCGAAGGAGATCAAGGAAAAGGAGTTCCGGGTGGGGATCGTGCCCTCCGGGGTCAAGGCGCTGGTCCTGGCAGGGCATACGGTGCTCATCGAGCAGGGCGCCGGCCTCGGCAGCGGCATTCCCGATAGGCAGTACCTCGAGGCCGGGGCAGGGGTGGCCTCTTCAGCCGCCGAGGTCTGGGCAAAAGCCGAGCTGCTCATGAAGGTCAAGGAACCGTTACCCCCGGAATATCCGCTGCTGCGCCCGGGGTTGATCCTTTACACCTATCTGCATCTGGCCCCGCTCCCGGAGCTGACCCAGGTGCTCCTCGACGCCCAGGTGACCGGAGTGGCCTACGAGACCGTGCAGCTTGAAAACGGCGCACTTCCGCTCCTCATTCCCATGAGCCAGGTGGCGGGGCGCATGGCCATTCAGGTGGGAGCCCATTTTCTCGAAAAAGAAGCAGGCGGGCGGGGGGTGCTGCTGGCCGGAGTGCCCGGCGTGGCGCCTGGGCATGTGACCATCCTGGGGAGCGGCACCGTGGCGACCAACGCGGCCCAGATGGCGGTGGGGCTGGGTGCGGAAGTGACCATGCTGGGCCGCAATCTGCGCCGTCTGGCTGAGCTGGACGACCTCTTCCGGGGCCGAATCACAACCCTGGCCTCCAGCCAGCACACCATCGAAGCAGAGCTGGGTCAAGCCGATCTGGTGGTCGGCGCGGTGCTCTCTCCCGGGGCCAGGGCTCCCAAGCTGATCCGCCGGGGGATGCTCGCCCTGATGCGGCCGGGCTCGGTCATCGTCGATGTGGCCATCGACCAGGGCGGCTGCGCGGAAACCTCCCGCCCCACCTATCATTCCGACCCGGTCTATACCGTGGACAACATCATCCATTACTGCGTGGCCAACATGCCCGGCGCGGTGCCGCGCACCTCCACCTTTGCCCTGACCAACGCCACCCTGCCTTACTGCCTGGCCATGGCCAACAAAGGGCTTACCAAGGCAGCAGCCGCAGACCCGGCCCTGGCGCGGGGCATCAATGTCTGGCAAGGGAAACTGGTCAACCGCGAGGTGGGCGAAGCGCAGCAGCTGAGCTGGGAACCCCTGGCGCTCTCGGGGGAATAG